AGAAAGCTGGTCCAGTAAACGCTTCACCAGCGAGAACTCATTTTTGCGTTGCTCTTCTTCCATATAGTCATCTTCTACGTCTGTGGGAGCTACTGCATTTACATCTTCTATGGCTGTATCAGACATATACATACGTTTGCGGAGTTCATCGCAGAGTTTGTTCTTTAAGGAGATGAACAAATAAGACTTCAAATTATCAATAGTTCCTAATTCATCCTTTTTAGTGTAGAGCTTAACGAAAATATCGTGGATGCAATCTTTCAGTAACTCTTTATCAATGGTCAACTTCAATCCGTAATTAAAAAGAATGTTGATGTGCAAATCATATAGCTGCGAAAAAGCTGCCATATTTCCCGCTTGAAAAGAAGCGAGTAAAGTGTCGGTTGAATTATTAGTCTGTTCCATCATAGCATTAATTCGATTGATTTGATGTTGCAAAGCTAAGCAGAACTGACCTCAACCACCGGTAAAATCTGGTTTGTAGGTTGAAAAAATAAGTATCATGTTTTATAACACTCTTTTGTTAGAAATTACCTATAAAATGGAAAAATCCCGCTGATCAGTCATCAGCGGGATTTTTTGTTTCAGAGTTTATGGAACCAATAAATACCTTCTTTCTTATCCGGTACCTTTAATTTGTATACTCCATTAATTTTCAATGATTTATCTATAACAATCATCTTCCCTGAACCGGGATGTATGTACTTTAAGATATACTTTCCGGACGATAATTGAACAGGAATTTCTGTTCCGGACTTGGAATAAATGATACTGCCGATATCAGATTTTACCATTTTCTTATAGTTGTCGGTATCGGTTTCTTCCACTTCCATAGCCGCTGCATCCTTCAGGAATGCTTTATCTGTGCACGGGATTACAGGACATGAACCGCCGGCCATGAATACAGCCCATCCCATAGCCGGATAATTCTGTGCGTAGAAGGTTACGGCTTTCTCCGGGAACTTCTGACGATATTCGTGGACAGCCTTGTAGGCTTCGGTGAAAGTGACCTTTCCGACTTTCATCTTACGCATATGTTGGCGGGGAGCCATGTTCTTCCCTCCTTCCGGTGCAAAGACTCCATCCGTTTTATAGTGCCAGTAGCGGATATCAATAATATCCACCACAGCCGCACGCTTCGGATCGGCAAGGATAGCGTCCTGTACATCTTTTGTGGTACTTAATGCTACTTTGGCTTTCTTTCCGGTTTCTGTTTCCCATTCGGCAATCACATCCAGCCAAAACTGTACAAAATGTAGTGGACCTGTAAATTCTGCACTTGTCAACTGAATGACATTCGGGTTATCAGCAAAGTTGTTCAGACACTGGCGGATATATTGTTTGTGTAACTCACGGCGAACCGGATGAGTGATATCATAAAACATATCTGCAACAAAGATTCGTTTGTCTCCGGCAAACGGAGCAGGTTCCGGAAATCCGGTCTGGTTGATATTATTGGTGCTTCTCCACGGACAATCTACCCAGTGTGCACCTGCTTCCAGAATATTGTGCTGGAAATAGTTCTCATGGAATAGCAATAGTCCGTCTTTACTTCCTTTTTCGGCAAACTCTTTCAATCGTGACCAATACCATGCATTAGGGCGGTTCAGATCATATTTGCTCAGTCCTTCCCAGGCAGTACCCTGACCGCTGCGTCCGAAAGGTTGTTCGTAGAAAGGTCCCCATACATCTCCGTCACGACGGCGCACTCGTTCATGATCATCTCGGCGACGGTCATACCAAAGTCCGTAGTTTTGATCAAATACCAATATATTCTTTTGTTTCATATAGCCGATTACGGAATCGATGCGATCTGTCAGTCCCAAGCCTTCACGTCCGGGGACAAAACGGGTGATGGCAGGACTTGCTTTTTTCAGAAAGCTGGTTTTAAGTTTTCCATTCCACCAAGGGGTGGTATGGCTACCTCCTACCAACAAAGTACCGTCCATTTGGATACGTCCGTTTGCAATAGTTACTTCCGGTTGTGCTGATGTCTTGTTCGGAGTTATCTTCTTTTCTTTCATATCATCGATTGATTTTACTCCGGACATAGCTATTGAAGGAGCAAAGGCTCCTTGTTCAATCCAGTGTTCCAATGTCAGGCGGGGATTGTAAGCCTCTTTGGCCAGTTCCATAGCAACTTCAACGGTCGGACTGCTGGTGGCGCTTGTATTCCTTGGCAGGATACGGGCACGTTCTGCACATTTCTTCTGCAAACGATCCTCCAATTGAGCATAGAAAATGCTTCGGGGCTGCACATGATTGTTTGATTGTGCCCATTCGCCGTCACCGGAGAATTGTGCCCAACATCCGTACGCACGGTTCATGGCATCTTTTGCCGGAGCATAACACTCTATTTCGGCAGCGGTACATTGCCAGAACAGACTATTTGCTGTATTCCATCCCGCTCCGTTCTTGTCCTGTCCCAGATTCTTGAAACTCAGATTATGCCCGTCTATATTAACCACGTCAAACAATAAACCGCACGCCCATGCGTCAATAGATCCGCTGAAACCAAAAGACTCATACGAATCACATTGTACGAAAGCATTCGGTCCGGCAGCACAATATCCGGCTGCAAAGTCATGAATACCCTGTTCCGAATAGCAGCGCTGGAAAAGTGTCAGTTGTCCTAAAGTATAGAAAGTACAGCGGCGCATTCCTCCGATTTCAGAAACAGGTTCCCGTGAGATACAGTCCTCAACCGTGATTTGGGAACCGGTACGCTGAACAAGGATTGCACTTCCTGCAAAGTGCTTAAAGTTCACCCTGCGTACCCAGCAATTTTCCGCATCTTCGATCGAAATACCTGTCCAGCAATGATCTTCATCTTTAGGGTACCGTTTGTCATAGTCGGAAATCAGAGTCATGTTTTCTACTCCGCACTCCCGGATGCGCCCGTTCCACTGATAAGTAATCACGGAAGAAGTACCGTATTTAGCATCCAGCGCCACTGTCAGCGGAGCGTCCAGCGTTATCTGATTACCGTTTACTTCTGTCACGGTTCTATCCCAGGTGAGATCCATATCTCCTTCTTTCCAACCCAGTGCACTAATTCCTCCTCCAAAGATATCACATCCTAACGAAGCAATCCATTCTTTGCCGGACGGACGGTCCACCAGTATCCGATCTCCCTTTCTCAATGAAGTACCTGAAGCAACTTCCAATGTCCTCGCATTTACCGGAACATACTTCGAGAGAACCTGCAATGTATCCTGCACCTTCATATCGTCTGTCCCTTCCATGTAGATAAGGGCACCTCTGTCCACTCCTTTTTTTAGAAGTATCGTTTTCTCTTTATCCACTCCGCGCAGTACGATGCCGGAGGCATTTATACGAAGGCTTCCGGATAAAGAAAATTCTCCCTGATCCAATAACACGGCTCCCCTGAAACCGGAAGCATCAGGTACTAATGAAGCGACATAGTCAATGGCGCGTTGAATACGTGATGTATTATCTCCTGCTGTCCAAGGTACAAACACGGCATTGCGGACAGAAGGAATATCTTGTTCGGAGCCCTTGTAGCCACAGTACGAGAAATCAAGAATCCGGTTTCCCTGTTCGTCATTCAAGTAAGTGATCCGGTCATCCTTAACCTGTAAAGCAAAGGTTTGCGCATATCCCTGCGCAAACCCTATGCTCAATAATCCTAAAAGGATAGTTCTTAATTGTATATTCATTACAATAAACGTTGTTTTCTAATTATTCAATCCTGAAAGATCATTTGACCATAAGCAAATCATACGATTAAAACAGACTTTTCCGTTTGGATAAGGTATCGCAGTTGTTCTTCAGATCTGTCCAGTCTACTTTCTTCTTTGTATCCAGCCCATTGATATATTTCTCGATATTGGTATAGCCATCTCCATTACAGTCCTCCTTTGCATCAGTCGGATCGTTTGGATTCAGTCCGTTGGCTATTTCCCATGCGTCCGGCATACCGTCACCATCCGAATCAAGATATGCTTCTCCTTTATATTCAGGAAGTCCGCCCACCTGACGGATATCGGTGATGATGCCTTGTTTGTAAGAGTCTGCCGGCAAGCGTCTTTTCACATAAGGAGAGACAAATTCCGGAGCGTCTTTCGCATAAATCGCTTTTCCTGTCTGTACAGTCTTGATGACGCGCGCGTCTACCGCATCCCGTTTCGGGAGAGTAGCACCTACATTATCCAATACAAAGTTATAAGCTTTTTTGGTATCCATAATCGTTACAGGAGACATTTTGAATGCTTCGTCCACTCTGATTTGCGGTAAGAACTTTCCTTCATCCACTTCACTGGCAAGCTGAACTCCGCCATCCCAGTTATCTTTTGTCACTTTAGCATTTCCGTGAACGATGTTACCGTTTACATAAGCTTTTCCGAAGGACATCGGTTTGCTTTTATCGCGTCCGGCTTCCGGTTTCAATATACGATAAGAGATAGGCTTATCCAGCGGGGTGATAGGACCGGGCTTAAAATAGTTATTGATTATATTATAAAAACTCTTGTTATCTCCTCCGTCGACAGAACGGTTCCACCAGTTGAAGACCACATTGTTTACGAAGTTAAAGTCTCCGTCCATACCCACCGAACTGTTACGACTGATATTGGAAGCGAAAAGATTACGGCAGAACATACTATTATGTCCTCCGATAGTGGCGCCAAACGCATGATTATAAGTATCCAATGCTTCCGAGAACATCGAATTCTGAATGGTAATGTTTACAGTAGGTAACTTCAGTCCGTGCCCGGTTTCATCCCTGTTGTAGACGTGGCGATAGATAGACATATTTTCATCCAGTCCCCAGCTTGCCGAACAGTGGTCTATTATAATATTGCCGACTGCATTTCCTCCTACTGCATCATCACGGAAAGCAACATCCTGTGCCCCCCGACGGAAACGCATATGACGAATCACTACATCATGTGTATCGATCAGGAAAGAATGACCGGTCACGCAGATACCGTCTCCCGGTGCTGTCTGTCCGGCAATCGTTACATAAGGGGCACGTACACTGATCGGGCTTTTCAGGCGAATAATACCTGACACATTAAATACGATAACACGTGCACCACCGGTTTCACAGGCTTCGCGGAATGTGCCGGGACCGGAATCTTCCAGGGAAGTTACCACAATCACTTTGCCTCCACGACCGCCGGGAGTGTACATACCACCACCTTCCGCACCGGGGAAGGCCGGAATATTACTTTTTATCAAATCCTCCGGTTTGGAGGCCCAAGGTTTGTAAGGTCTTCCTAACCTTGCTTCTTCCAAAACTGTTGGCAAGGCTTTTTCCCATGCCGCATTTGATTTCTGTTCGAACTCTGCTTCTTGTTTTGCTCCTCTTTCTTTTACCGAGTCGGGGATCACCGGATATTGGGCTGTCACAGGTAGTACACAGGCAACCAACATCCATGCTGATAATACTTTCTTAATCTTGTTCATTCTTCCGAATCTTAATAGGTTTTTAAAAAAGACGATTAAGAAAGTATTTTGTAATCGGTCTTTCTATCCTTTCCGCCATTCATTCATATATTCACGGGGAGTCTGATTATATTTTTTGCGGAAACACTTGCTATAGTAGCCCGAATCTTTGAATCCGACAGCAAACGCCACTTCCGAAACACTCAAATCCGTATTTTTAATCAGTTCGATCGATTTATTCAGGCGAATCTCCTTTACCAGGTCGACAGGTGCCAGTCCGGTAAGGCTTTTCAGCTTTTTGAAGAATGCCGAACGGCTCAGTCCGATGCCGGAAGCGATCGTATCAATATTGAAATCACTGTCGTCCATGTTTTCCTCGATCACTTGGTGTATCTTTTCAAGGAACTGCACATCTTTCTTCACCAGATATTGTTCGTAGCTGTCTTCTTCCGTTGTCGTCTGGTTCTCCATTTGCTGGCGGATACGTTCGCGGAACAGTTTCCGTTCGCCGAGCAACTGATCGATCCGTGCCAACAGATACTCTTTGCTGAATGGCTTGGTTATATATGCGTTCGCACCCAGAGTGATCGCTTTGGTCTTGGCACCTTCATCGTTCTTGGCTGTCAGAATAATGACAGGGATATGGCTGATCTGAAAATCCTTCCGGATAGATTGCAGCATTTCCAGTCCGTCCATTTCCGGCATCATCTGATCGGTCACTACGATGTCCGGATGATACAGATGCACTTTCTTCAGTCCTTCTACGCCGTTATTGGCTATATGGATATTGAATTTATCTTCCAATTGCAGTTTTATCAGCTGGCACAGGTCTTTATTATCCTCTACCAGCAGAAGAGTCGGTAATGAAGCATCAATTTCCAGTTCCTCCTCCGGTTCCTTTTCTGAATCGATAACCATCTTCTTGTCTGTAGCGGCGGGAGCAGTTTCCGTATCACTGACATAGAAGTCTACTTCCGACGGACGATAATGGTCCTTGTCCAGCAATAGCTCTACAATAAACACGGCCCCCTGCCCTTCCGGACTTTCGGCACGGATGATACCGTGATGCAGGTTTACTATTTCTTTGGAAAGTGCCAGACCGATGCCCGTACCCTGATAATGTGGATTATTCGCATTCTCTCCTTGTGAGAAACGCTCGAAAATTTCACTCAGCTTATTTTGCGGAATGCCGACACCGTTGTCTTCTACCCGTACATAGCAGGATTTTCCATCATCTGTCAATCCGGTAGTTACATAAATACTTCCACCAGAAGGAGTAAATTTGAACGCGTTCGATATGACGTTGCGGATAACAATACTCAGTTTGTCCTTATCTGCCCATACCATAATCGGTTCGTCCGGCAGTTGGAATGTGAAACTGATTTCATTTTCCTCCGAAAGTACACGGAATTCTTTTTGGAAGGAAGCTATCATTTCATTGAAATCAATCAATGATACGTGCAGACGCATCTTGCCATTCTGAATCTTTCGGAAATCAAGAATCTGATTGACCAGTTGTAACATTTGGTTCGTATTCTTTTCCATCAGGTCCACGTATTGCAGTCCTTTCGGAGACAGTTCTTCCCGCTCCTTCAGTTCTTGTATCGGCCCTTTTATCAGTGTCAGAGGAGTACGAAGCTCATGAGAAATATTGGTGAAGAACTTGATTTTCATTTCCGAGACTTTCTGCTCGATATAAATGTCGTTCTTCATCTTAATCATGAAGAAGGCCAGGCGCAGACCGAAATAGAGGGCCGCGATGCCAAGGATTACATAGATAAGAGTTGCCCACCAACTCAGCCACCACGGCGGGAGAATGGTGACAGCCAATGTGCATGTGGATACAAGTTCCGGATTGGCTTCATCCATCGTTTCTACACGGAATACGTAGTCTCCGGGAGGAACATTGGTATAAGAAGCAATACGGTTTTTGCCGT
This sequence is a window from Bacteroides thetaiotaomicron VPI-5482. Protein-coding genes within it:
- a CDS encoding RNA polymerase sigma factor; its protein translation is MMEQTNNSTDTLLASFQAGNMAAFSQLYDLHINILFNYGLKLTIDKELLKDCIHDIFVKLYTKKDELGTIDNLKSYLFISLKNKLCDELRKRMYMSDTAIEDVNAVAPTDVEDDYMEEEQRKNEFSLVKRLLDQLSPRQREALTLYYIEEKKYEDICEIMNMNYQSVRNLMHRGLTKLRSLAS
- a CDS encoding polysaccharide lyase yields the protein MNKIKKVLSAWMLVACVLPVTAQYPVIPDSVKERGAKQEAEFEQKSNAAWEKALPTVLEEARLGRPYKPWASKPEDLIKSNIPAFPGAEGGGMYTPGGRGGKVIVVTSLEDSGPGTFREACETGGARVIVFNVSGIIRLKSPISVRAPYVTIAGQTAPGDGICVTGHSFLIDTHDVVIRHMRFRRGAQDVAFRDDAVGGNAVGNIIIDHCSASWGLDENMSIYRHVYNRDETGHGLKLPTVNITIQNSMFSEALDTYNHAFGATIGGHNSMFCRNLFASNISRNSSVGMDGDFNFVNNVVFNWWNRSVDGGDNKSFYNIINNYFKPGPITPLDKPISYRILKPEAGRDKSKPMSFGKAYVNGNIVHGNAKVTKDNWDGGVQLASEVDEGKFLPQIRVDEAFKMSPVTIMDTKKAYNFVLDNVGATLPKRDAVDARVIKTVQTGKAIYAKDAPEFVSPYVKRRLPADSYKQGIITDIRQVGGLPEYKGEAYLDSDGDGMPDAWEIANGLNPNDPTDAKEDCNGDGYTNIEKYINGLDTKKKVDWTDLKNNCDTLSKRKSLF
- a CDS encoding DUF6298 domain-containing protein, which encodes MNIQLRTILLGLLSIGFAQGYAQTFALQVKDDRITYLNDEQGNRILDFSYCGYKGSEQDIPSVRNAVFVPWTAGDNTSRIQRAIDYVASLVPDASGFRGAVLLDQGEFSLSGSLRINASGIVLRGVDKEKTILLKKGVDRGALIYMEGTDDMKVQDTLQVLSKYVPVNARTLEVASGTSLRKGDRILVDRPSGKEWIASLGCDIFGGGISALGWKEGDMDLTWDRTVTEVNGNQITLDAPLTVALDAKYGTSSVITYQWNGRIRECGVENMTLISDYDKRYPKDEDHCWTGISIEDAENCWVRRVNFKHFAGSAILVQRTGSQITVEDCISREPVSEIGGMRRCTFYTLGQLTLFQRCYSEQGIHDFAAGYCAAGPNAFVQCDSYESFGFSGSIDAWACGLLFDVVNIDGHNLSFKNLGQDKNGAGWNTANSLFWQCTAAEIECYAPAKDAMNRAYGCWAQFSGDGEWAQSNNHVQPRSIFYAQLEDRLQKKCAERARILPRNTSATSSPTVEVAMELAKEAYNPRLTLEHWIEQGAFAPSIAMSGVKSIDDMKEKKITPNKTSAQPEVTIANGRIQMDGTLLVGGSHTTPWWNGKLKTSFLKKASPAITRFVPGREGLGLTDRIDSVIGYMKQKNILVFDQNYGLWYDRRRDDHERVRRRDGDVWGPFYEQPFGRSGQGTAWEGLSKYDLNRPNAWYWSRLKEFAEKGSKDGLLLFHENYFQHNILEAGAHWVDCPWRSTNNINQTGFPEPAPFAGDKRIFVADMFYDITHPVRRELHKQYIRQCLNNFADNPNVIQLTSAEFTGPLHFVQFWLDVIAEWETETGKKAKVALSTTKDVQDAILADPKRAAVVDIIDIRYWHYKTDGVFAPEGGKNMAPRQHMRKMKVGKVTFTEAYKAVHEYRQKFPEKAVTFYAQNYPAMGWAVFMAGGSCPVIPCTDKAFLKDAAAMEVEETDTDNYKKMVKSDIGSIIYSKSGTEIPVQLSSGKYILKYIHPGSGKMIVIDKSLKINGVYKLKVPDKKEGIYWFHKL